In Lacerta agilis isolate rLacAgi1 chromosome 1, rLacAgi1.pri, whole genome shotgun sequence, the following proteins share a genomic window:
- the RPS6KL1 gene encoding ribosomal protein S6 kinase-like 1 — protein sequence MDSESCTRAFSQARVYLEQIRSRVAPGAIDTHGTGKRDYLVDAAKQIRLALERDVSEDYEEAFNHYKNGVDVLLNGVQVDPNKERREAVKRKITQYLKRAEEIFNCHLQRNLGNGSSTETGYSSLRFRPIRTLSAPVENLRHCKVVGIIDKVQIVQDPATGGTFILKSLPKSHVETRERQTIIPHGIPFMVELLCYSVSEDSVFLHLEHVKGGTLWSHLRSQNCFHHKSPSISNTLNAKLSMVLSHTSEEGVTGNPQEADSVSQQSCNFYPENSASQIPTVVNRDLFRSGDHSLPRKKSLDHMHVRTSTNEKWHVGPAVGPWGTIGGKHLNATHTLSDTTQSNLKPAHWGHRCLVNQRLTFRSCDSLIRTDSISSISERATTKQEPKPDAGERSSQRVSETGRGCVSKTEVPCRQIAQLVHSPASQRQVRPGILQQNPCGQENQWNVTQMKEGSLLQEEVTTEHKQHKNQLAPRQYGFAAHQAMHRDSLGAWDVSEDQIQLWAAELVLALEGLHQQGILCQDLNPRNLLLDDTGQIHLTYFGQWTEVEPQCCNEALEDLYCAPEVGGISELTEACDWWSFGALLYELLSGTSLAQNHPSGIHPHTKVHLPEKLSQSAASLVSELLQYDPKQRLGSGKEGVNRIKAHPFFSTIQWNKLVAY from the exons ATGGATTCCGAATCCTGTACTCGAGCCTTCTCCCAGGCCCGAGTATATCTTGAGCAAATCCGAAGCCGGGTTGCGCCAGGGGCCATTGACACGCACGGAACTGGGAAGCGTGACTACCTGGTGGATGCGGCTAAGCAGATCCGCCTGGCCTTGGAACGGGATGTGAGCGAGGACTATGAAGAAGCTTTCAACCATTACAAGAATGGCGTGGATGTGCTGCTCAACGGGGTTCAGG TGGATCCTAATAAGGAGCGCCGTGAAGCTGTGAAGAGGAAGATCACCCAGTACTTGAAACGTGCTGAAGAGATCTTCAACTGCCATCTGCAACGAAATCTGGGAAATGGAAGCTCCACTGAAACA GGTTACAGCAGCCTTCGCTTTCGGCCAATTAGGACACTCAGTGCACCAGTGGAGAACCTGAGACACTGTAAGGTTGTAGGAATAATTGACAAG GTACAGATAGTGCAGGACCCCGCTACTGGGGGAACATTTATACTGAAG AGCCTCCCCAAATCCCACGTGGAGACCCGTGAAAGGCAGACAATCATCCCACATGGAATCCCCTTTATGGTTGAATTGCTGTGCTACTCTGTAAGTGAGGACTCTGTCTTCCTCCACCTGGAACATGTGAAAG GGGGGACCCTCTGGTCCCATCTTCGCTCACAGAATTGTTTCCATCATAAATCTCCCAGCATCTCCAATACATTGAATGCAAAGCTCAGCATGGTCTTGAGTCACACCAGTGAGGAGGGGGTCACAGGAAACCCTCAAGAAGCCGATTCTGTGTCCCAGCAGAGCTGCAATTTCTACCCTGAGAACAGTGCTAGCCAGATCCCTACTGTTGTAAATCGCGATCTGTTCAGAAGTGGTGACCACTCGTTGCCTCGGAAGAAGTCCCTTGACCATATGCATGTGAGAACGTCAACTAATGAGAAGTGGCATGTTGGACCTGCGGTTGGACCATGGGGCACTATTGGAGGGAAGCATTTAAATGCAACACACACTTTGTCTGATACTACACAATCTAATTTAAAACCAGCACACTGGGGGCATCGCTGTTTGGTCAACCAGAGGCTGACTTTCCGGTCGTGTGACTCACTTATCAGAACTGATAGCATCAGCAGCATATCTGAGAGAGCTACCACAAAGCAGGAGCCAAAACCAGATGCAGGCGAGAGATCTAGCCAACGTGTCTCGGAGACAGGAAGAGGATGCGTGTCAAAAACAGAAGTTCCATGTCGCCAAATAGCACAGCTTGTGCATTCTCCAGCTAGCCAAAGACAGGTGCGTCCTGGAATTCTTCAGCAGAACCCGTGTGGTCAGGAGAACCAATGGAATGTGACACAAATGAAAGAAGGGAGCCTTTTGCAGGAAGAGGTGACTACTGAGCATAAACAGCACAAAAACCAGCTAGCGCCAAGGCAGTATGGGTTTGCAGCACACCAGGCTATGCACAGGGACAGCCTTGGGGCCTGGGATGTAAGTGAGGACCAGATCCAACTTTGGGCAGCTGAACTGGTTTTGGCTTTGGAGGGTCTCCACCAGCAGGGGATCCTATGCCAGGACCTCAACCCACGAAACCTACTGCTGGATGATACTG GTCAGATCCATCTCACATACTTTGGCCAGTGGACCGAGGTGGAACCACAGTGTTGCAATGAGGCGCTGGAAGACCTATACTGTGCTCCAG AGGTGGGTGGAATTTCTGAGCTGACCGAAGCTTGCGACTGGTGGAGCTTTGGGGCGCTGCTCTACGAGTTACTGAGTGGAACT TCTTTAGCCCAGAATCACCCCTCAGGGATTCATCCTCACACCAAGGTTCATCTTCCAGAAAAGCTCAGCCAATCTGCTGCTTCCCTAGTCTCTGAG ctgctgcaATATGATCCCAAGCAACGTTTAGGCTCTGGCAAAGAGGGAGTGAACAGGATCAAGGCACACCCTTTCTTCAGCACCATCCAATGGAACAAGTTAGTTGCATACTAA